TAAAGAAGATGTAATTAAACAGAATAAAAAAAGAGTGTATCATAAATTCATGACACACTCTTTTTTGTTAATATTCTCAGACTGACGCCCCAATAATAGATCATTTCAGATGGATGGTCTGTGTTTTCTCCCCGTGATATCAGTTACCAAGGCGATCCCTCCATCACGAATCTCCACCTTCTCATATTTGGCATCAACAATCACTTTTCCTTTCAATGTCATAATGCCCCAATGTCTGGGAATCTCTTCAAAGGCGCAATAGGCACCAACAGATTGCGCTATACTGCAGTAGAGGGGTGGCACGATAACTTTACCATCTACCTTCACGCCCCATTTCTTTCCTGCTTGATACAATTCCACATGTCCTGCTTCTGACTTCTCATGCAAAAGAAGCATCTCGCTTGCTTCCTTTTTCTTCTCCTGTAACATCATCTCATCATAGTATTTCTTGCCAAGGCGAGGCATTACAATATGAAGATCTTCATTTTCATTCTTTGGGTTATTGCATCCAATATAGGTCTTCTTCAAATATGAATCCACCAGGTAGTAGTCCTGCTTGCTGTCCATAACCACAATACAACCACAACGAAGAGTGGCACACATCCAATACACATGTTCATAATCACCACGCAAGAAACATACTCGATTACTATCTATAGTAGCCTTCATCATCAAGCCATTGCCTCCTTCATAATAGTACCATTCCTGGCAACCACTATCTACTAAATAATTATAACGATATATCAGGTAATCCCCAAAATTGAACAGGTCATATTTGGAAGGGCAATATGGCCAAGAGAAATGTTCGTAGGTACGAGACATATAAACATCTCCATATTTGATGAACTCCCAACCTTCTAGCGTAACCACCTTTGGAACATCGTAAACATTGGGACCATCGTCAATAATAGCTCCAGACAACAGGTCATAATAGCAGACCTCCTTTCTGCAATGTCGGTAGAACAGGATGTTGCCATCCAACAGTTTCATGTCATAGTAATCGCCTGGCTCCAAGACTTGTTCTCCTTGTCGGTTCACTACCGTCATCTTCCCATCAGGAAGCTTGATGATGGCAAACTCCCCTCTACTGTCCACAAACTCACGATACTGTATCGTTTGGAGCAATTCTTCATGGCTCATCACCATCATCATTTCTGAGTCTGGATGAATCTGAATATCGTCTTGCTTCTCGTTCATCAGGAAAAACTCTCTATCCTTCGGAGTCTCCTTTCTCTTGCCAATTTTCAGCTTTCCCTCGAACATAGCATTCCAGTTCCATACTTGCGAAGGCAACCCGAACACCCGATATAGTCCCACATTATCTATAATCACGCAGTTCTTCTTTCCCTTGGCCACTCGCAATCCACGTCCCACCATCTGCAGATACTTGGCAAGCGACAAGGTAGGACGAGCCAACTGCACAAACTCAATATCCGGACAGTCAAATCCCTCCGAGAAGATGTCCACATTCACCAACACCTGTATAGGAGCAAGTTCATCAGCAGCCCGCAAGCAAGTAGCCCCCAGTCTATCGCCAACTCCATCAGCAGCCCGCAAGCAAGTAGCACCCAGTCTATCGCCAACATTATCAGCAGGTCGCAAGCAAGTAGCACCCAGGCGGTCCCATCCCGCACAATCTGGCGAGACCTTTGATGGTCCGCCATCCTTAGAGCGTAGCGGTTCCGAGCACCGAGTAGGGCGGTTTCCTCCCTCTCCCCTGAGGGTGAGAGGGTCGGGGTGAGAGGTGGAGCCCTCTTTGGAAAGAGGGACGGGGTGATTCGAAAAAATCCCTTCTTTGGAAAGAGGAACAGGGTGATTCGAAAAAGAAAGATTAGAAGCTTTGAACCTTTCAATAAGTTCTTTTCGTAAAGAACTTGGCGTTTTACTATCAATAGCAACAGCCGCTATGCCGTGTTCTCTGTAGAACTCGGCAATAGCATTAGCATGAGAAATATTGATAGCATACACGATGCCCTTTCTGTCTTTACCAAATTCTTCCAAACTCCGATAGAGCCTTTCGATGCTCGGCTTTTTATTCAGCAACATATCCATTTCTTTGTTCTGGTAGTCACCATCAGCCCCTCGCTTCTGCAAGGAGTCGATGAGCCGTTGCGTCACACCATCCGATTTGATGCTCACAAAATCATATGTCGCCAATCTTCCCTTGCTGATAAATTCAGGAACACTCCACGACTGCACCAAGACATCAAACAGATCAGTGAATCCCTTACCATTCAATCGGCAAGGTGTTGCTGTCAGTCCCAGGAACTTAGCTTTCGGGAATCTATCCCACATTCCCTTGTAAGTCTTGGCAAGCGCATGATGCGCCTCGTCAATCACTATCATTCCCGGTTCTTCCTCTATCTCGTCATAGTGCTTCGACAACCATTGTATCGACACAGCCTTTATCGGCATCATGTCAGAATTAGGATTAACAGAAGAGGCAGAAGTGGCACCAAGCCCATCAGCAGGCCGCAAGCAAGTAGCACCCAGGCGGTCCCATCCCGCACAATCTGGCGAGACCTTTGATGGTCCGCCAACCTTAGAGCGTAGCGGTTCCGAGCAGCGAGTAGGGCGGTTTCCTCCCTCTCCCCTGAGGGTGAGAGGGTCGGGGTGAAAGGTGGAGCCTCCCTTAAGGGTAAGGGAGGACGGGTGGGTTTTCGAAAAATTCCCCTCTTTAATGGTAAAGAGGGACGGGGTGATTTTAGAAAAAACTCTTTCAATAGTTTCTCGAATCTGAGAAACCAACTCCCTTCTATGGGCAACAATCCAAACATTGCAATTAGAATGTTCCCTCAAAAACGATTCTACGACCGAAGCGAGTAGAACCGTTTTACCCGTACCAGTTGGCATTTGTGCCATTACGGACCGATGAAGGCGCAACGCCTTCTCAATCCGTTCCTTCATATCCTCTTGGTAATCAAAAAGTTTGATTTCCTTCATTAACAATGTCTAATAACCAATAATGATGTTATATCAATTTCTCAGCAATCGCATCAAAGCAGGACGATTGCCATAATTGTATTCTACCTCCTCCACAAAATCCAAGATAAGCTTCTTGGAAACATCACAACAAGTGTACATACCCTTGATGTCATCCACGATATAGCCATAACTCTTCGATTTAGCATAACTCAAGTGCTTACGCAAATCATCAATAACATGCTCGGTATAAGCAGCTTGGTCTTCCTCGCTCATATAATGCGCATACTTTTTGAAGAGTTCTACTCGGCTGAATGACATTCTGTTGTCCATTAGTATCTTCAAGAGACACTGATACTTCTTTTCTTCCACAATCATGTTGCACACTTCGATGCAATCATCATCCGTGATATGTGGAATATCCCCGAAGAGTTTCACAACAAACTCATCCCAATCCTCCTTGGCTACCAACTCTTTCAGCTTCTCGAAGTAAGGTCGCTTGTCCACCAAGAACTGACGGAACAATCTGCGATATTCTTCAATAACGTTAGCTTTGTCATTACGTCTTTCCAAGATTTCTATCTTTTGCAGATGCCAAGGTTCAGTGGTATTGTATCCATCATCTCCATACACAGCAATCGTTTTGTCTATCTCTTTCAAGGCATCATTCTCCAATCCCTTTTCAAGAAGTTCATTGATTTTGAAGGAACAGACATCCGGCACATACTTATATTCCTCCATGATTGCATCCACTTCATTCTCTCTACCGTGAGTCTGCAGATACTCTATCTTCTTGATGAGCAACTTGCCCAACTCCTCGAATCTGAATAGCGAACTCAACTGGTCAAAGTTTTCGTCATTCACCAATCTCTTATATTCGTAGGTATGATGCTTTATCTGCTTATCAAGGTCTGCAAGGTATGTATCCGCATCCGACAATCGAAAGTTGATAGCCTCACGGATATGGTCAAAGAAGCACAGGCAATAATCATCGTATGCCTCCATCTTCTCAATCTCAGCCATCTCTTTCTGTGCCGTAGCAACAGATTCTATCGGAGTGGCTTCATCTCTCAGCACCTGTGCCAGTTCTTTCTCCACTTGATAAGTGAAGAAATCATCCCCATCACACTCTTGGTCGTTATACACTTCCAAGCGGCTGTATTCCTCTGCCACAAAGCGCAGAAAGTCCAAGCCGTTTCGCACTGCTTTCCCATTCTCCTTGGCATCCACCAAGGACTTGAATTGTTTGTATTTTGTGTAGGATTGTATCATACTTATTCTACTTCAAATATTCTATAAATATCTTTTTCACATAAACCAAATTCATTTTCCACCATTGCCAACAAAGTAATGCTGCGATGATAAGTGTTGAAAGGTACAAACTCCAAGACCAGCCTATTATAATTGTCAAGAGAACAGAAGAGAACATATGTCCAAAGAATAGATTCCTTGCCAAAACTGATTGATAGTAAAACTCTTGATACTTATCTATTTCTGTTTCTTGTTTTGCCTGCGTCAGACCTTTTGTCGCCTTGGCGTTATCAATGAAACCTGTCTCTGGTAGTTGGAGTTTATACCGTAAGTCACTGATTTTCTCTATGGAAAACCTTTTGAACGATTTGTTTAATACTAACCGTGAAGGACGGTAAGTATCCGCTCAACTCCGTATTGCATATCTCAAAAAAATATTGTACCTTTGCACGGCGGCATCATTTTTCTAATTTTGAGACAAGAATACGCAATTTAGCCCTCCATCAGCACAAGCTAATGGAGGTTATACCTTAATTTGACTAAATATTAAATTCATTTTTATTGTTCCTCATCTTCCCAGAACTCAGGAAGAAGAGTATAATACTTATCCTCAGGCGTAGAATCTATGTGCTTCAACACATAACAAAGCCAACGCTCAGGATTTTTATCTAGCACCTTACATGTAATGGTGATATACAAAACCAGTACATAAACCTATATCCACTTATCCAAATAACATTTAAAATCCTCTATACCTATAACCTCCACTTTAGGAAAAGGAATATCTTCCAGGACCTTAAAGTGCTTGTCTTCTGTAACAATACACTTTGCATTTGCAGCAATGGCACAATCTACAAACTTATTGTCATCTTTATCTGCCTCAATTAAAGCAAAAGTATAATGAGGATCTTTGCGAATTATATTGGGTCTAGTCAATATAGCATAAACTATGGCTTCAGAAACTTGAGGGGATATATTACGAGATAAAACCTCTGAATACTCCTCTATTATTTCATTGGACACACAAAGGTTATAATCGCCACTAAGAAAAGCATTCCACACCTTACGATACGGACTTCTAGGGGCGATTGACATAATCAAACTATTTGTATCCAATACAATATTCATAACCTAAAGATTATAATATTGGTTTATTGTATGGAGTACGTTCATGGAGATGCCGGAAACTCTCGATACGTTCTTCATTCAGGGTTCCTTCATTCCACATTCTATCTAATTCAGCATCAGCCATCTGAACAAAATAATCGGAGATTACCTTATTCAAATCTCGCAAAGCCTCAGGAGTCTTGATAAATGACAGCATATCGAGGATTTGCAATTGAGCTTGATTCATTGTTGCTACCTGTGCCATAATAATTCATTTTATTAATATCTAACCGCAAAATTACACTTTTTCCTCGAAACCACCAAGAGAATCACAAGAAATCTGCAAGTTATCTGCAAATAACCACGAAATCAACCGTAAACTATAAACTATTAACTGTAAACTATAAACTGCTATCCCCATGCGGTCCCATCCCCGCACAAGATGGCGAAGACCAGAAGCAAGTTGTAATAAGGCGGTCCCATCCCGCAAAATATGGCGAAGACCTTTGATGGTCCGCCAACCTTAGAGCGTAGCGGTTCTGAGGTAAGTATCCGCTCAACGCCGTATTGCATATCTCAAAAAAATATTGTACCTTTGCACGGCGGCATCATTTTTCTAATTTTGAGACAAAAAAACGCAATTTAGCCCTCCATCAGCACAAGCTAATGGAGGTTATACCTTAATTTGACTAAATATTAAATTCATTTTTATTGTTCCTCATCTTCCCAGAACTCAGGAAGAAGAGTATAATACTTATCCTCAGGCATAGAATCTATGTGCTTCAACACATAACAAAGCCAACGCTCAGGATTTTTATCTAGTACCTTACATGCACCAAACAAGGAGTACATCATTGCTGCACGCTTACAGGCATCCAAGTCACGGCAGAACAAATAAGCCTTCTTTCCCATCACCATGTCACGGATCAGGCGTTCGCTGGCATTATCCAAAAGTTGGGATAACAACAGTTATCACAACTTTTGGATAACTGTTGTGAACGCGCAGTCCGCCCATTCACAAATCTCCGAAAGAACTTCGGTGGATTTAGCAGTGAGCAGGGTGCCAGAGTCACAGCAACCTTCCTTACTTTCGTTGAAACCTGCAAGCTAATGGCAATGGCTCCACTGGATTTCTTCAGGGGATTCTTTGACATGATTGTAGCTGGAAGAAGGGATTATGCCTTGATGACAGAGGCTCTTTTAGTTAAACCTGTTTAAAAATCAGAAAAGTCCAATTTCTTAAAATACTCTGTATCCCCAGTAAACACTGGGGATGGAGTTGTATTGTCATAGGGGTTGGATGCTTATGGTGCGGGAGCTACCTAAAAATAAGGTTGCTCCTAGCTTTGTTGAGAAATAAGATTTCATGATTTTATATTTTTGTTCCCCATTGCAGTATCGCTCTGCACTTGTCGTCACTCGAATGGGGAGTTTATTCTAATGTCCCACAGATCTCACAGATTTACACAGATTTCTTCGTTGCAAGCAACGGTAGTCACTATGCCTCACAGCAATAGATATTTCTCTGCACGCGAATTACGTATTTTTTTTCGGAACACGAATTGCACGAATTACACGAATAAGTTGCTTAGTCTCGAAAGATTCGTGTTCAACACTCAATATTATTCTTTTAAGTCGCACACGGATCTCACGGATTTTTTTCGTTGCAAGCAAC
This Segatella copri DSM 18205 DNA region includes the following protein-coding sequences:
- a CDS encoding transposase domain-containing protein, producing the protein MLDKNPERWLCYVLKHIDSTPEDKYYTLLPEFWEDEEQ
- a CDS encoding DEAD/DEAH box helicase; translated protein: MKEIKLFDYQEDMKERIEKALRLHRSVMAQMPTGTGKTVLLASVVESFLREHSNCNVWIVAHRRELVSQIRETIERVFSKITPSLFTIKEGNFSKTHPSSLTLKGGSTFHPDPLTLRGEGGNRPTRCSEPLRSKVGGPSKVSPDCAGWDRLGATCLRPADGLGATSASSVNPNSDMMPIKAVSIQWLSKHYDEIEEEPGMIVIDEAHHALAKTYKGMWDRFPKAKFLGLTATPCRLNGKGFTDLFDVLVQSWSVPEFISKGRLATYDFVSIKSDGVTQRLIDSLQKRGADGDYQNKEMDMLLNKKPSIERLYRSLEEFGKDRKGIVYAINISHANAIAEFYREHGIAAVAIDSKTPSSLRKELIERFKASNLSFSNHPVPLSKEGIFSNHPVPLSKEGSTSHPDPLTLRGEGGNRPTRCSEPLRSKDGGPSKVSPDCAGWDRLGATCLRPADNVGDRLGATCLRAADGVGDRLGATCLRAADELAPIQVLVNVDIFSEGFDCPDIEFVQLARPTLSLAKYLQMVGRGLRVAKGKKNCVIIDNVGLYRVFGLPSQVWNWNAMFEGKLKIGKRKETPKDREFFLMNEKQDDIQIHPDSEMMMVMSHEELLQTIQYREFVDSRGEFAIIKLPDGKMTVVNRQGEQVLEPGDYYDMKLLDGNILFYRHCRKEVCYYDLLSGAIIDDGPNVYDVPKVVTLEGWEFIKYGDVYMSRTYEHFSWPYCPSKYDLFNFGDYLIYRYNYLVDSGCQEWYYYEGGNGLMMKATIDSNRVCFLRGDYEHVYWMCATLRCGCIVVMDSKQDYYLVDSYLKKTYIGCNNPKNENEDLHIVMPRLGKKYYDEMMLQEKKKEASEMLLLHEKSEAGHVELYQAGKKWGVKVDGKVIVPPLYCSIAQSVGAYCAFEEIPRHWGIMTLKGKVIVDAKYEKVEIRDGGIALVTDITGRKHRPSI
- a CDS encoding putative toxin-antitoxin system toxin component, PIN family produces the protein MNIVLDTNSLIMSIAPRSPYRKVWNAFLSGDYNLCVSNEIIEEYSEVLSRNISPQVSEAIVYAILTRPNIIRKDPHYTFALIEADKDDNKFVDCAIAANAKCIVTEDKHFKVLEDIPFPKVEVIGIEDFKCYLDKWI
- a CDS encoding transposase domain-containing protein, producing MLSQLLDNASERLIRDMVMGKKAYLFCRDLDACKRAAMMYSLFGACKVLDKNPERWLCYVLKHIDSMPEDKYYTLLPEFWEDEEQ